In the genome of Raphanus sativus cultivar WK10039 chromosome 9, ASM80110v3, whole genome shotgun sequence, the window ttatacaAACTACCTATTATTGTAACAAGCTAATACATATATCTGGATGGAGTATATAGAATTCTAGGTTAAAAACCttcccttcttttttttttgatcaaactgTTACAAACCTTCCCTTCAAATGCACATATATACTTCAAATTAGTTGccaaaatatcattatattaatctggtataaatactttgtaaacAGCTTCCCACTAGATTTTGGCTTATATTTTGCTTTTGTTGAACCCAAAATATATAGTTAGGAGGGGGCCGAGggaccaaaaatattttaatatccgTTTCAAAATTTGTGAAAGAAAACGACTTTTTGGATTAGCTTCTGCCGCAAGAAAGTCAAGCAATAAGACCAATTGACCAACTTAATACACATATGCGATGATGTAACCTTTTTTGATCCTCGAAACTTCTTGTATTcatataaaatcttttaaaagaatataaaaattccGAGACCAAGAGATTTTACCagctttacaaaaaaaaaagtattaacgCTTCATTTCATCAGACCGTGTCAAATTAAatccaattttaaaatattttagaacaCGATTTTCTTTCCTATCATTAAACAAGTATTCTTGTCGCGTCAAGacttataattttctttattacAAATCTTGTATATTAATAGCAAGGTCGTCTCTCTTCTCTGTATAATCAAATCCTCCATAACCAAGaacaaagcaaacaaaaaaacctTCAAACTCTCCTAATCTCACGAGAACAGCACAAGATTACAGAAACCAAAGGATCATCAACTAAAATAGAAATGATGAGCCCATGTAGATCTTCATGTTCTTTgccaagaaaatcaagaaaatcaagCAAGAACCCTTATTCAAATCGTGGACTTGACAAATTTTCTAAGCTTCTCTCAGAGCTCGACGAGAAGAGACAGAGCATCTACTCCAAGAAGCTCGATTCTGGAGGCCCGCCTCTTGTCCGATTCGTGTTCACAAGCTCCGGCGAGTGTGTCCCCGTCGTGATAAGATCATCCTATCTTCATAAACAGAAGAAGACCAAAGATGTTGCTCCTGCTGCTAAAGTCAAAACAGTGGTCAACGAATCGAAAACAGAGGAAACGAAGAAAACAGAGCTCGAAACAGAGGAGAAACAGAGCTGCGTTTTGAACGAGAATCTGAAGAAGATCGTTTTGAACGAGAATCTGAAGAAGATCACGAGACCGAACCGGTTCTTGCCCTTGACTGTGTTGTTGGTTCTTGTTTTATTGGTTTTATTTGGAAGATCTGTTGCGATTATGTTCACTTGTATTGCTTGGTACTTGGTTCCAACGATCAAGGAGCAGAGCGGAAGCAGAGGATCTTCCTCATACGccatgaagaagaaagatttcGCTAGGAAATTGAGTATTGAAACAAGAGCATCTTTTAATCCAAGAACTGTTCGTGACCATTCTCCTCGCAAGTAGAATTTTCGTTTTCTGGCTGCTCGTGAAAAAACCGCGTGACCGAGCAAAAAACGTTCTTTGGTTTATTTCCTTGTGACGTTGTTTCTTGTCTGTTTCTTTCATAGTTGTTAATTTTGAGACAGCTGAAT includes:
- the LOC108825853 gene encoding uncharacterized protein LOC108825853; amino-acid sequence: MMSPCRSSCSLPRKSRKSSKNPYSNRGLDKFSKLLSELDEKRQSIYSKKLDSGGPPLVRFVFTSSGECVPVVIRSSYLHKQKKTKDVAPAAKVKTVVNESKTEETKKTELETEEKQSCVLNENLKKIVLNENLKKITRPNRFLPLTVLLVLVLLVLFGRSVAIMFTCIAWYLVPTIKEQSGSRGSSSYAMKKKDFARKLSIETRASFNPRTVRDHSPRK